A section of the Deinococcus taeanensis genome encodes:
- a CDS encoding peptidase C39 family protein: MQRTSLLLVLAAVGAAGLGRAEALTMTYPHSSTVIHERAADWAGGEGRGITAGPAGLTLAPGVGSGTFTSAPVRVAAFDELVPSWNAVTPARGSVSVEVRVQAGGTWTRWYSFGSWSAAGDRASLDGQRDAAGQVLTDTLRLNAKASTYQYRVTLRGAGTALKLVALNTSDRARRSEGLGAPGNRAAWGREVKVPTRSQMLYPNGGEVWCSPTSVSMILAHYGVNVSVPDAAQGTFDRVYDGTGNWPFNAAYAGTWGLRAVILRLPSLAEAEKFTAAGTPLAVSLGWKAGELPGAAIASSTGHLMVLTGFDAKGNPVLNDPAAPTDAGVRRTYPRAVFERLWLAHSGGLTYLITPQVD, translated from the coding sequence ATGCAGCGCACCTCTCTTCTACTTGTTCTGGCCGCCGTGGGCGCGGCTGGCCTGGGGCGCGCGGAGGCCCTGACCATGACCTATCCCCATTCCTCAACGGTGATTCACGAGCGCGCTGCGGACTGGGCGGGCGGCGAGGGCCGCGGCATCACGGCTGGCCCGGCCGGGCTGACCCTGGCACCCGGCGTAGGCAGCGGCACGTTCACGTCCGCGCCCGTGCGCGTGGCGGCGTTCGATGAACTGGTCCCGTCCTGGAATGCCGTGACGCCCGCCCGGGGCAGCGTGAGCGTGGAGGTGCGGGTGCAGGCGGGCGGCACCTGGACCCGCTGGTACAGCTTCGGCTCGTGGAGTGCCGCCGGGGACCGCGCGTCCCTGGACGGGCAGAGAGACGCGGCCGGGCAGGTCCTGACCGATACGCTGCGCCTGAACGCCAAAGCCAGCACGTACCAGTACCGCGTGACCCTGCGGGGGGCAGGGACGGCCCTGAAGCTCGTTGCGCTCAACACGTCCGACCGGGCGCGGCGCAGCGAGGGGCTGGGCGCGCCTGGGAACCGCGCAGCGTGGGGGCGGGAAGTGAAGGTGCCGACGCGCTCGCAGATGCTGTACCCGAATGGCGGGGAGGTGTGGTGCAGCCCCACGAGCGTGTCGATGATCCTCGCGCACTACGGCGTGAACGTGAGCGTCCCGGACGCCGCGCAGGGCACCTTTGACCGGGTGTACGACGGTACGGGCAACTGGCCGTTCAACGCAGCGTACGCGGGCACGTGGGGCCTGCGCGCCGTGATTCTGCGCCTGCCCAGCCTGGCGGAGGCAGAGAAGTTCACGGCGGCCGGCACGCCCCTGGCCGTCAGTCTGGGCTGGAAGGCCGGCGAACTGCCCGGCGCCGCGATTGCCAGCAGCACCGGGCACCTGATGGTCCTGACTGGCTTTGACGCGAAAGGCAACCCTGTGCTGAACGACCCGGCCGCGCCGACCGATGCAGGCGTGCGGCGCACCTATCCCCGCGCCGTGTTTGAGCGGCTGTGGCTCGCGCATTCCGGCGGGCTGACCTACCTGATCACCCCGCAGGTAGACTGA